The Cyclobacterium amurskyense genome contains the following window.
CCCCTTAGGGTAACTATGATTAAATCCTTATAATAGTCATTCCTATTGTGATCTTTTCCTGTCAACATTAGGAAAAGATCCCCAGCATGCACTTTGGTTTCACCAATATTCCCCTTCAGTTGAGTACCATTTCTATGAATAGATATAATTGACCCCTGGTATTTGTTTCTAAAATCACTGTCTTTAACCTTTAGACCTATCAATGATGAAGAGGTAGGCACCACTGCTTCTGTCAATTGAAAGAAACCATAATTTGACACATGCCCATCTTCCGGTAAACTTAAGCCATTCTCCTCTTGGATAAGTTTTAAAATAGCTTCGGAATTTCCGGCAAAAAAAAGCTTATCTCCTTCCTGTAATATTTCATTTGGCCCCACTGGTGAAATCTCCTTTTTCCCTCTTCTGATTTCAGCAAGGAATATTTCTTTTAACTGTCTTAAACCAGCCTCCTTTACAGTTTTTTCATGCATACTTGAACCTATAGGCAGATAGGTTTCAACCAAATATTCATTCAAATGATCAATTACCTCACTTTTGTTTTCTTCCCTCGAGGGCAATAAATAATTGGAGGCAATACTTAAATAAACCATGCCTATACTGGCTACCAAAATACCCAAATAAAGAAAATCCTCGAAGCCCAATAAGGGATAACCAAACTGACTAATCAGGCCATTTAATACCAAGTTTGTTGAAGTACCAACCACTGTAATCATTCCTCCTAGAATAGTGGAATAGGAAAGCGGAATTAGAAATTTCGAAGCGGGGAATTTATTGGTTTTGGTCCATTCTTTTACATAAGGTATCATGAATGCCACCACCGGAGTATTATTCAAAATCGCGGAAAGGCTACTTACCAACAACATTAGCCTCAACCTAAAAGTACCAGGCT
Protein-coding sequences here:
- a CDS encoding SLC13 family permease; protein product: MFSSGLITISIVIILVIVLYKDLLRPSFAFLGAVFLLLVLQIISPEEFLMGLANKQIIVIFLLIGLTSGIQQNIGTGFFFKIFSQKLKPGTFRLRLMLLVSSLSAILNNTPVVAFMIPYVKEWTKTNKFPASKFLIPLSYSTILGGMITVVGTSTNLVLNGLISQFGYPLLGFEDFLYLGILVASIGMVYLSIASNYLLPSREENKSEVIDHLNEYLVETYLPIGSSMHEKTVKEAGLRQLKEIFLAEIRRGKKEISPVGPNEILQEGDKLFFAGNSEAILKLIQEENGLSLPEDGHVSNYGFFQLTEAVVPTSSSLIGLKVKDSDFRNKYQGSIISIHRNGTQLKGNIGETKVHAGDLFLMLTGKDHNRNDYYKDLIIVTLRGEISVDRGNLKRLPSFLALAVLFTGIIGWIDLFIAAFAGILTLYLFKVLNLQTLKKAVDLDLLLILVCSLSLGLALNNSGAAGVLVNLLIQLTEGSGVMLALVLLFVMTLILTSLITNAAAVSIMFPIALELGNQLEQPLTPFFVAIAFAASGDFMTPIGYQTNLMVMGPGNYKFRDYFIIGFPLTLIYTVVVLCFINWYYL